Within Deinococcus actinosclerus, the genomic segment GATGCTCTGGTTGAGCACGAAGCTCTCGGGGCTGATGAACTGCTGCTTGGCCGCGAAGATCATGCCCATGACCCCGGCGAAGCTGGCGCCGGTGGCGAAGGCGATCAGCTTGGTCTGCATCAGCGGCACGCCCATGGCCTGCGCGGCCACCTCGTCGTCGCGGATGGCGATCCACGCGCGCCCGATGCGGCTCTTGTCGAGCCGGATGTTCACGGTCAGGATCAGGCCGATCATGATGAGCACGAGCACGTACAGGAACAGCAGGTAGTACTGGTCCTCGCTGAAGCCCAGCGCGCCCGCCAGCGAATCGAACCACGGCACGGAGGCGCTCTTGATGGGCGTGATGCCCTGCGAGCCGCCGGAGTACAGGTCCAGGTTGTTCGCCAGCACGCGGATCACTTCGCCCAGGCCCAGCGTGATGATCGCTAGGTAGTCGCCCTTGAGTTTCAGCACCGGCAGGCCGATCAGCACGCCCACGGCGGCGGCCGCGAAGATGCTCAGCGCCAGGAACAGCCAGAAGAAACCGGCATTCAGGCCGCCCGCCACGCCGTCCGCCTGCGGCGCGAGCAGCACCAGCAGCGCGCGGACGGTCAGGATCACGCCCGCCACCAGGCCCACGCTGGCCAGCCGGAAGCTCCAGGCGGTCGTGGCCGTCGGCGCCGTGCGCGCGGTCAGGCGGTTGATGTATACCATGCTCGCGGCCGTCACGGCGGTGAGCACCAGGCCGATCGCCAGCGTGCCGGAGTTCGTGCCGCCCGGGTTCTCGCCGAAGTACTTCAGGATCTCCGCGAAGCGCGGGCTGCCCACGATGCCCCAGGTGTAGGCGCCCACGGCGAAGAAGGCCACGTAGCCCAGGTCGAGCAGGCCCGCGAGGCCCACCACGATGTTCAGGCCCAGGGCCAGCGCGGCGAAGATCATGATCTGGATGCTCAGGTCGAGGAGGCTGGTGTCCTCGCGCCCGGCCATGGGCAGCACGAACAGCAGGCTGCCGATGCCGACCAGGGCCTTGGCCCACGGCGCGGCGCGCCACAGGTACGCGAAGAGGATGTTCGCCAGGAAGAGGCTGACCATCAGCGCTTCCACGATGGGGTTACGCAGGGCGTTGCCGAGCGCGCCCAGCTGCTGGAGCATGTCGCCGTTGTGCGAGAGCAGCAGGAACGCGCTGGTCACGATGAAGAACAGCACCAGCAGGACGGTACGGTCGGGCCCGGTCGCCTTGGGCCGCTTGAGGGTCGCGGCGGTCATACTTTCTCCACGTTGCTCTTGCCGAGCAGACCGGTGGGTTTGAAGATCAGGATCAGCACGAGCACGATGAACGCGCCGATGCGCTGGTAGCTGGCGTCAATGGCTTCCAGGTTGGCGATGCCCAGGGCGCCGCCGAACACGTTCATCACGCCGATCAGGTTCTGGATGACGCCCAGGGTCAGGCCGCCCAGCACCGCGCCGGGAATCGAGCCGATCCCGCCGAGCACGGCCGCCGTGAAGGCGATGAT encodes:
- a CDS encoding branched-chain amino acid ABC transporter permease, with protein sequence MTAATLKRPKATGPDRTVLLVLFFIVTSAFLLLSHNGDMLQQLGALGNALRNPIVEALMVSLFLANILFAYLWRAAPWAKALVGIGSLLFVLPMAGREDTSLLDLSIQIMIFAALALGLNIVVGLAGLLDLGYVAFFAVGAYTWGIVGSPRFAEILKYFGENPGGTNSGTLAIGLVLTAVTAASMVYINRLTARTAPTATTAWSFRLASVGLVAGVILTVRALLVLLAPQADGVAGGLNAGFFWLFLALSIFAAAAVGVLIGLPVLKLKGDYLAIITLGLGEVIRVLANNLDLYSGGSQGITPIKSASVPWFDSLAGALGFSEDQYYLLFLYVLVLIMIGLILTVNIRLDKSRIGRAWIAIRDDEVAAQAMGVPLMQTKLIAFATGASFAGVMGMIFAAKQQFISPESFVLNQSIAILSMVILGGMGSFPGVILGATVVTLLNLRILPGLGEATANLGIPQQVNPGQLQRLIFGAILVTMMLLRPEGLLPNRRRQLELHHEDNQEDESAQGNAGALTNASGDVYSAGLAPVKEDDKAGGSR